DNA from Nitrospira sp.:
CTGTTGGACTATCACAAGATCATGGCCAATCTTTATTTGCGGAAGCAACATTTCGAAGAGGCCATCACCGAATTGAAGAAGGCCCTCAGCTTCAAGAAGCGCGTCGTCGTCCCTTATATCTGCACACAGTGTCAGCAGGAATCCGTCGAGTGGACAGGCCGCTGCCGCCGCTGCGCCAAGTGGAACACGCTCACCGCCCTCCCCTGGCTTGAAGCCGGACATACCGCTATCGGATCAGCCGGAGAGCCTAATTCCGTGCGTGCTGTTCCCTATCAAAGCATTGCTTCTCCCTTTGAAACCGTGTAGGTTTCCCGCCAGCGTCTGCTGATTACTTGACCTGGTGTGTTTGAGGAACCTCTCTCTTCGATTCAATACATCGGCAGCCCAGCAGATCATCACCACATCACGACTTTTTGAGGATCTCATGACCTATATGACCTTGGCAGACAAAGCGCTCAACGACGAATCCCTTACCAGATCAGAGTGCCATTCCGTCTTGAATGCGCCGGATGACGAATTGCTCGCATTGTTGCATGCAGCCTTTCAAGTCCGCTCCAAATACTTCGGACGGACCGTCCGCCTCCAGATGCTCCAAAATGCCAAGAGCGGAGCCTGCCAAGAAGACTGCCACTACTGTTCACAGTCTTCGATTTCAACGGCACCGATCGAGCGCTACAACCTGCTCCCACAAAGGCAGATGATCGAAGGCGCGCGACAAGCCGCCGCCTCCAAAGCCCAGCGTTATTGCATCGTCATCAGCGGTCGGAGTCCGTTGGATCGGGAAATCGAAGAAATTGCCGGAGCGGTGCGCTCCATTAAGGCAGAGCTCCCGATTCAGATCTGTTGCTCTCTCGGCCTAATGAATGAATCTCAGGCTAAACGACTAAAAGCCGCCGGTGTCGATCGAGTGAACCACAACCTGAACACCAGCGAAGCCTTTCACTCGTCGATCTGCACCACCCACACCTTCCAAGACCGACTGACTACCATCAGGAACGCCCGCGCAGCGGGGTTGGAAATCTGTTCAGGGGGCATCGTCGGCATGGGCGAAAAGGATGAGGACGTGATCGAACTGGCGATGGCCCTGCGCGAGGTGAAGCCGGATTCCATTCCTTTGAATACACTGCATCCGGTCGTCGGCACACCGTTGGAAAAGTGCGATCAACTCACGCCTCAGCGCTGTCTGAAAGTGCTCTGCCTCTTCCGGTTTCTCCATCCTCGCACGGAAATTCGCATCGCGGGCGGTCGCGAACACAACCTACGTAGCCTCCAACCGTTGGCACTCTATCCGGCGGACTCAGTCTTCGTGAACGGGTATCTCACGACGCCAGGAGCACCAGCCCCAGAAGTATGGGGCATGATCAAAGATCTTGGCTTCACCATCGAAGTCGATTATCAGCAGCCAGTCGCCAGCTGATTGACTTCGTTGTTGCTGTACAAGTAGCCTGTTATCGTCCAATATCCGTGGACACGAAGGACTTCTATCGTCGCTCGATAAGCACCCACAGCTGGAGCATTATTTGAGCCGCATCATCTTCCGCATCCATGCCATCAAGCGTATGTTCCAACGACAGGTTTCAGAGGAAGACGTCAAGCAGGTCTTGGCAACGGGAGAAATGATCGAAAGCTATCCCAACGATATTCCATACCCCAGCAAATTATTGCTGGGGTGGCGGGGAAGTCGCCCATTGCATGTAGTCGCAGCAGATAATGTTCAAAACGATGAAACCATTGTGATTACGGTGTATGAACCGGACTCTCAAGAGTGGGAAGCCGGATTTGCACGGAGGAAACCTCGATGAAATGCGTCATCTGCAAAACCGGACAAACGAAACCTGGAAAGGCAACGGTCACGCTAGAACGCCAAGAAACGACACTGGTGGTGAAGAATGTCCCAGCAGAGGTGTGTACGAACTGTGGCGAGGAATACGTGGACGACAAAGCAGCCTCACAGTTGCTTAAAACCGCAGAAGAGGTGGCCCAAAGAGGCGTTCAGGTGGACGTTCGATCGTACGAAGCGGCATGATTCAGAAGCGTGTATGAACGTCATCGAACCAAGAATCGAAAAGCTCTTCGTCGCCAAACAAAAGCGCCGGAGTCAACTTGCGGACATGCCATTCCATGAAAAAGTGCGAGCGATCGTACAGTTGCAGAAAATGGCAGCGCCTGTACTGCGCGCTCGCGGCAAGCACGTCACCGTCTGGTCACTCGACGATAGTTCAAACAAATGACCGCCGAGCCATATACACTTTTTGCCGACACCTGGTCGGTCTATGAGAATTCAGGCGATGCTCCACGGCTGCTGGAGGAAGGCCCATGAGGAAAGCAACAAGGAAGAAGGAGACCAAAGCTTTTTCAGAGGCTGTTGGGCGCGCCCTGCGGCGAGCTGCCAAGGCGGCTCGGAAAACCGCCAAGATGTATGGGACACCCATCTATGTGTGGGAAAACGGCAAGGTGGTGGCGAAGAAACCATGAGATTCCTGCCTATCGCCCACCAGGCCTTTCTCACGGACTTGGAAGGCCTAATAGATCAACGCGTATGCCAGACCAATTTTGTGACAACTCGTGGTCGCATATCACCGCCGGCTCCATCAGGACCACTCTGAATCCGACAACCGACAAGATGTCTGGCTACTCAACTTCACAAATGGAATAGTGATGAATCAGGTGGAGAGTCCGACAGAGAACGATTTCACTGACAACTGTTTCCGATAGTCTGTTGCTCAGCTGAGCAGGCGTTCAGCAGTGTGTCCGCTTAAGCAGGTGAGCGTCGAGTGCCGTAACTGGTCTGCACGGCTTCTGTTTACGTAACAATGCGGAGAATGAGCGCGATGGCAAAATACGACAGTGCTTCTCTAAGCGCTGCGTTCGATGTGTTCATCAGCTACAGTCGCGTGGATGTCAGACTCGCCCGAGCGTTGCATGCGGCTCTCGAGCGCTACCAAGTTCCCTCGCACTTGTCTCGCCCCAGTCGCCGGATATCCGTGTTCCGCGACGAGACCGCTATGAGCGGCACGAGGTACTACGAATCCATCGACGCACACCTACGGCAATCGAGGAAGATGCTGCTGATCTGCTCTCCAGCCGCCAGGCGCAGTGAGTTTGTTTGCGACGAGATCAGGCGATTCCTTGGCACCCATTCGATCAATGACATCGTTCCTGTCATCGCGTCGGGTTGGCCCAACAACGAGGCCCCGTCCGATGATCTCAAGGCCTTTCCCGATCTTCTCGGCGACATGCCATTAGCGGCGAACCTGTCAACATTTGAGCCACGGCGGCATCGTTTGCAGGATCTTGACTGGAGCGAAGCCTGGCATCTGATCTTGGCAAACGTTCTTGACGTCGAGCGTGCTACATTCGAGGTTGAAGTCAATGTAAGTCATGAACTCGGGCGAGCTGAAGCGCTTCGGCTCTGGGAGCTCGCAAGCACAAAGAAGGGAGATGAGAACCTGGTAGAGGCGTTGCTCCACGCTGCGGCAGCGCACGCGATCATGCCCGACTCCGAGCTTAAGATCAGCCTGGGAATCGCGACTATAGCTTTGTTTCCTCGCATTGTGGTCGACCGCGTGTTGACAGTCGACGCACCGCTCCGTGGTCTTCGATTCAACCGGGACGGTTCGCAGTTAATCGGGTGGAGCGCCAGTGGCAGGGTGCAGCTAATTGACGTCGTTTCCGGCAAGGTGCTCGCCAGCGCGATTCATCCAGGCGAGATTCTGAACGCAGCCTTCCTGCACGATGGCTCGGTGGTGACCTACGGTGGGGGAGGAATAACCATCATACAGAAGTCCCTCGACGTAGTTACATGGGATGCGCCATTCTTCATCGCTCGCGTGGTCGAAGCTCCTATCGGCGATCTCCTGGCGCTGACCGGCCCGCAAGGAGAGGTATGTCTGTGGTCGAGACGGCTCACTGGGCCTATCCAGGTCAAGAAATTCTGGGGAGACGATCAGGCGCTCGCGCTGTTTAACCATGATGGGAATACCCTTCTGGCCACAAACGGTTCATCGGTGCTTCAACTGGAACATACGGGTGACCGGAGTTGGATCCAACTCCCAACCAAGTTCGTGGTCCATCAAGCCGTGGCGCCGCTCGGATCGTTCCTGGTATCCGACTCGGAGAGCATACAACTGGTCGCGTGTCTACCCGAGTCAGTTGAAGCAGCTACAATGATGGTGGCCAAAAATACCGCACAAGTGGTTGCCGCCAGACTTGGCCCCAACCTGACAAGACTCTGTTGGATTGACCAGAGCCACGTTCTCTATTCACGTGACTGGTTTGTGTATAGAGATGATGACGATTTGGACCGAGATGCGGATGACGGCAGGATGTTCGTTCGAATCAAACCAGACCAGCACGACCTCGAGTTCTGGAACGGCGATGCTGTTGCCGTTGCGTACGGTGATCATACCATTTGCGCTTTAGCTGCAAATGGGGAAATGCTCTGGGAGCGCGAATTCGATCATTGCACAGCATTGGGCGGGTTGAAGGTACACTCAGATCTTGGCATCCTTTCTCGAGTCGATTCCAAATTGAGCCACACCACGTATATCGACCTCGCCGACGGCAGCGTCCTTGAAACCAGGCGTGCGGTGCGCCCCGCCGGATACGTCGACAGCTGTAGTGCCGGTCAGATTGCGGCAGCGAGTGGCGAAAACTCACTGCGTCTCGCTTCATTGCGTCGCCGGCGGGCAGATGAAGCACTGAGACGCTACTATGATGTCTCTCATATCTTGCAGGTCGGCAACCGTATTCTGGCCGCCTTCGAACAGCACGACCGTACTCTACGAATACTGGATGCTGTGTCGGGTGAACCGGCGTTTCCGGTGCTCAACACTGTGATGCAGATCACAGACATTCTGATCACTCCCGACCATCTCACCGCGTTGACCTTGGATATGCAACGCCGACTCCACCTGTGGCGCCGGCACGGCTTCGAGGCTCAACAGACTCCCTTGCCGTTAGGCGTCCCGGTAGAAAAGACGTCTGTAACGGAGGCGGGCGATCTTATTGCCGTTGCAACTGGTGCTGATATCTCGATCATGGCAGTTGACGAGAGGGTCGAAGTCGTGAGCAGCATGGTGCACGCCAAGGACGAACGGATTATGCACCTTCAACTGGGTCCAGCGGGGGCCACACTGGCGTCTGCTTCACAGAATGTCGTTCGTCTATGGAATCCTAGGACCGGTCGTCCTATCAGTGATTCAGTTATATTCGAAGCGCCTGTTGTCGCATTGGGTTTCACGCCGCCCGATGGACATAAGCTGGTCGCATGGAGCTTGGACAACTCGTTCGTGATCATAGACGTTATGACCGGCAAAGCTATCCGGCGCGTGCACCCTGGCCCTGATACCGTGATGGAAGCAGGTATCAAGATCGTGACCATGAGCTCTGACGGGTCGCTGCTCTTCACGGCTGGGGCTGATCGGAGTATGCGCATCTGGGATGTTGCAACGGGTGACGAAGTGGCCGAGCCGGCTGTGCATCCCTTCCGGCTGGCAGGGATTGCGGCCTCCGATAACGTCGAGCGAATACTCACGTGGGGGGCGGATGTTGTTTCGACCTGGAACCCATGGAGCGGCTCCAAGGCAGGACCGGACATAGAAGTTCCCGATTTGGTGTCCAGTGCCTTTTGGACGCTGGACAATGCCCGCGTGGCCGTTATGGAAGGCACGTCACTGAGCCTCTTTGATCCGGAAACGTCTCTGTTGGTGGCCGGGCCATGGCATCACGGCGGCAAGGAGTTTTCCGCACGATTCGTTGACGATATGCTGGTCACCTGGACCAATGATGGACTGGCATCCGTTTGGGGATTCGAAAGCGCAAAAGGCGTCATCGATTGGCGACCGACTAGCGAATATGTCACGAGTGTTGCGTTCGATATCAATCGACGAGTCTTGTCGCCATTGAATGGCGCCGAGCATGCTCGCATAGACATGTCAACCACTCGTTCGGTGCTTAATTTAGTCTACGACCGCAGGGAAATGTCGCGTGCTGTTGCAGTGGGCCGATTCCTGTCAGCTCGCCCACTCACGGAGGCAGCTGTTCACGATCTTCTCGTTGGTGAGCAGTTGTTCGACCTGCACATGAGCCCGGTTGGCCGTATCTATCCAGTTGAACCGTTTAGTGTTAGTAATCTCCAGACCGGGGGCCGAGATACCGTGGTGATCCAGCGGTCCCAAGGTCTGATGTGGCAAGTGCGCGGATCGGATCGCCTCAACTTCGAAGGTGCGGTAGCCTATGTCCGCTCCATGAATGCGGCTAGATTCGCCGGCTTCGACGATTGGCGGTTGCCGCGGCTTCATGAAGCCGCGGCAACGTTGTCTCCGACGCTCACCGGACGCCTTCATATCGTCGCCGGACTGGGCGAAGAAGAGGACATCTGGACCAGCGACACCATCGACGGCACGAACCGATGGATCGTTCACTATCGCGCGGGACGAGTCGGTCCCGTATCGGCCGACTCGGTTCACTTCGTTCGGTTGGTGCGAAGCTACGACGCGCCCATGAGCGAATAGACTCAACCTAGCGAAAATAACTGCCACCTATGAAGAGGATGAAAAGGTACCGCGTGTCTTTTATACCAATGTCAATCACGAGCTGGTCAGTGATGGCTGATGTTGGTGGTATCGGGGCTGGTCAAGCCAGCTGAGGGAAGCGCTATTAGGAGTTCCGTTGTTGCATCCGTTTGATCGAGCAGTAGAGCGCATAGCCTTGGGCCACCATGCCGGTCACGAGTAACCCAAGTGCGGTCTGAAGCCAATGTAACTCAGGGTGATCGAGTCCGTACATTCCGATAACGAACCCGAGGGCAATGGCGATGATTCCGACGGATCGGGCAATGACACCCCTAAGCCACCAATTATCTGTTGACGGGGTTTTGAGAGGCACCATCTTTTCAGTCTACATCCGCGTAGACAGTGAGTTCAATTGCACCTAGTGGACAGCCATATCCGGCTCATTACGGGGGTGGGTTCGATGATCCGGAACCGGACTTCGTGCTCATAGGAGGCCGCAGCGGTAGACGCCTGTTGCCCATCCGGTTCTTGGAGAGGTAAAGAGAAAATAACCCGATCGATCGTTCATGGTGGTCATGAAGACCAAAAATCCGGACATTCTACTTTTCGGAAATCATCCCCCTCCGCGCCCAAAGGTGACCGATCAAGCCGGCTTTGGAGCCGCTGAACCACCCCGTGAGACGATGTCTTTGCCTGGTTGCATTTCTCAGGGATGAGCGCCTAGGCTATGGCTGATGCTCCCCATTTCATCATGACGAATCTGCTGAGGAGGGTGGTCTCCACAATGATGTTCCCACACACTTCTTTCAGCGTGACGCATGTTCTACCGAATGATACCGCGCTATGCGGACTGGTACAGGAGGGCCCGATGGCCGATCTGATTCGCACTGCCCACTATTTCAAGGTGACCATTCCAGATAAGTCAGGGACCTTGTCTCACATGCTGAAGCCACTCCACGACGCTGGAGTCAACCTGCTGGCGGTGCATGCGTTTCCTCGAAATCGTCGCACGCAAGTAGATGTGGTGCCGGAAGATCCCACTACCTTCAAGGATGTTGTCAAGCCGCTGAAGTGGAAAATGCAGGGCCCGAAAGTATGTTTCTTGGTTGATGGCGATGATCGTCCAGGAGCGCTGGTGGGTCTGACTGACCAACTTGCTTCAGCTAAAATCAACCTGACTGCGGTGACCGCTACAACGGCCGGTCAGGGACGCTTCGGCGCCATTCTGTGGGTCAAGACACGGGATATCAAAAAAGCCGCCAAAGTCTTAGGCACGGGATAGACAGACGGATTGCAGGACCCGCTTTGGCTCGCCCGCACGCGACCTCCAGGCATTCGCATAGAAGCGATGTAGCCGGTGCAAGCCTTGCAACCGCTGCGGCAATCACCCCATGATAGTTCTACTCAGCAAATTCATATGGGAACTCAACTCATTCACAGTAGTTGATTTCTTGCCCTCGAAATAGCTTGCCCCACATAGGCTACGAGATCGCCTTCTCGAACCAGTCTCGCAGGATCAACTGTTTCGTCAGAAACAGGGTCATTCCAATTTGGACCGTTGTTCTGGCGCCAAGGGCCATCAGGTGTCCAAGCTTATGTAAGAGGAGCCGCATCATCGAAGACCTCGTACACTATCGAGAGGAGCAACTCTCAGGCCAGGAGCTCGCCGCGAGAAAAGTTGGTGTTGATCGGAATTGACGGGCTAAGACTGCTGGAATTTCTTGGGGAATTGAAGCTGAAGGATAGGAGCCAGCTTGGTCGGACTAACGCACTGTCAGCCGACAACCGAATGGGCTGTATCTGTTTCTTCAACCGGTGTATCGGAACGTATACGAGAGAGATAGCCGGCAGCCTGCAGTCCCCCGCCACAAAGAAGGTCATGAGGCTGACGGTAGAATGCAGGGAGCAGAAAGAGGGAAAGGCGGGAAAGGGCGGCGGAGGCGTCTCGGAACAGGCAGCTATTTCTTCACCCACTGCCCGGAGGACGACCGAACAATATGACCGGACTTGGAACGATTGTGTCTTCACTGATCCAGCAGTGGACGGCTCGGAACTGCGAGCCCTCCAAACTTGGATTCTGCTGGACAGCCTGGACCGTCTGCCCCTAACCAATCCCCACATCGACGTCGTTGATGGCTCCGCTCAAAGTTGCCTGTTCCATAGCTCTCCCTCCCATATGCTGAGGTGCATGAGGCGTTGCGGAAAGAAAACCTGGTCGGTATTCCAGCAGAATACTTCCCGGCTCATACCTGCACCCGTTCGAGTGATATGCGAGCAAACACAGCACCACAAGGAGGTGCGGCCGCCTGCAGCGAGAAGTAGGTTCGCTGGAGCAACGCAAGTGTTAACGGTTGTACGCAATTCCAAGGTGCCAACGATAGGGTTCTCGCCAGGAAACAGTAGCCGACCAAAACCCTGGCGCTGGTTCCGACCAGTTGCATCCAGTGGAGCCAGGCCAACGGCTCCCATAGCCCCGCCAGCAACAACACCAGATAGGCTATCCGCACCTGTACGGGAAAGGCAGTGAGTTCATGCGTGAGACTCCTCACATGAATGATCTGAATGACACAGAGCGCCATCGCCAGGTAGAGGCCCGGCTGCCAGCCGACAAGCCCTGCTGCCAACAGCGCTACAGTCAGAAACCAGTACCACCAGCCGAGATCATATGTTTTCGGCATCGCTTGCTCCTTTCTGCTGCTCACACCGATGCAGGTGCTTACAGCAGCATCGATGCCAGAACGTCAACTTCGATGAAACCGGTGGAATATCAGGCGGATTGGAACCGGAAAGCCGAAACGGGCGGTTCACGAAATCTCATGACTCCTGAAATCTCACGAGAGAATTTGTGAAATTTGGCAAGTCCACGCGAAGACAGTTGTGACAAAGTGGGACAAAAGAAAAGGAACGGCTCGAAAGAGAATGTGGATTCAGCGGGGTTTCTGAATCTTCAACGCTTTGATACGTGATGAAATCGTTGAGGCGTTGAGTCAGAGTAATGACATCGCGCCCCTCTCACCGGAAACTTTCCACTTGGCGGCGTCGGGTACACGCAGGATATTGGTTCGTTCTAGTTGAGTTCTCTTGCCGGCAGGATTTGGCCGCCCGGCGAGCCGTTGTTCAAAATCCACCAGTCACGCGCAAGATAGATCCCGGATACTGGCGCAACCCCATGCGCCGTCATACCGAGCTGTCTTCGTCAGAATTTCAGGGAGTTTTCGCCACCGTTATGAGTCAATCGCTAATCGTCACCCTTAAAGAAGTCATGACTCAATCTCGCCTTGAGCCTGCGCCGCAGCGATGCGCTCCTTCAGCAGCCGTACGTTGACATTGTTGTCGATCGCCGCCTGGATGGCCTCACGCAGGCTGATCCGGAGCTCAGGAGTGGCCGATCCCGGCGGCTCCTGCGCGTCGGCGATTCCGTCACCACCGCCCAAGAGAGGAAGGAAGAGAAGGAAAAAAGAACTGACAAGCAATCGGATTGAGAGACGACGCACTCTTATCCTTTGGAGAAGCACCATTACAGCTCTCCATGTCCTACAGGGGAAATCCCAGTCTCTTGCAGAAAGCCATATCCACTCGCTCAAACCGAAACTCCTTCTGCCCGCACGCGATGAGTGACCGCTTCTCCGTTTCCCATCGCAATTTCCGCGGAAGGGCGGCCAGATTGGGGCATTTGTCCAACAATGCGGTAGTAGAGCAAGGGAATCACGAACAGTGTGAGTAACGTCGAAGCTCCTACGCCAAAAAGGAGAGATACAGCCAGCCCCTGAAAGATCGGATCGAAAATGATCACGAAGGCGCCCACCATGAGCGCGGCTGCCGTCAAGAGGATCGGTCTGGTACGGATCGCGCCGGCCTTAACGACCGCCTCCAGCAATGGAACACCCGCACGCTCTTGAAGCTGGATGAAATCCACGAGCAAAATCGAGTTCCGAACGATGATGCCCCCGAGGGCGATGAAACCGATCATCGACGGGG
Protein-coding regions in this window:
- the bioB gene encoding biotin synthase BioB; translation: MTYMTLADKALNDESLTRSECHSVLNAPDDELLALLHAAFQVRSKYFGRTVRLQMLQNAKSGACQEDCHYCSQSSISTAPIERYNLLPQRQMIEGARQAAASKAQRYCIVISGRSPLDREIEEIAGAVRSIKAELPIQICCSLGLMNESQAKRLKAAGVDRVNHNLNTSEAFHSSICTTHTFQDRLTTIRNARAAGLEICSGGIVGMGEKDEDVIELAMALREVKPDSIPLNTLHPVVGTPLEKCDQLTPQRCLKVLCLFRFLHPRTEIRIAGGREHNLRSLQPLALYPADSVFVNGYLTTPGAPAPEVWGMIKDLGFTIEVDYQQPVAS
- a CDS encoding DUF4258 domain-containing protein, producing MSRIIFRIHAIKRMFQRQVSEEDVKQVLATGEMIESYPNDIPYPSKLLLGWRGSRPLHVVAADNVQNDETIVITVYEPDSQEWEAGFARRKPR
- a CDS encoding type II toxin-antitoxin system MqsA family antitoxin — protein: MKCVICKTGQTKPGKATVTLERQETTLVVKNVPAEVCTNCGEEYVDDKAASQLLKTAEEVAQRGVQVDVRSYEAA
- a CDS encoding DUF1566 domain-containing protein; its protein translation is MAKYDSASLSAAFDVFISYSRVDVRLARALHAALERYQVPSHLSRPSRRISVFRDETAMSGTRYYESIDAHLRQSRKMLLICSPAARRSEFVCDEIRRFLGTHSINDIVPVIASGWPNNEAPSDDLKAFPDLLGDMPLAANLSTFEPRRHRLQDLDWSEAWHLILANVLDVERATFEVEVNVSHELGRAEALRLWELASTKKGDENLVEALLHAAAAHAIMPDSELKISLGIATIALFPRIVVDRVLTVDAPLRGLRFNRDGSQLIGWSASGRVQLIDVVSGKVLASAIHPGEILNAAFLHDGSVVTYGGGGITIIQKSLDVVTWDAPFFIARVVEAPIGDLLALTGPQGEVCLWSRRLTGPIQVKKFWGDDQALALFNHDGNTLLATNGSSVLQLEHTGDRSWIQLPTKFVVHQAVAPLGSFLVSDSESIQLVACLPESVEAATMMVAKNTAQVVAARLGPNLTRLCWIDQSHVLYSRDWFVYRDDDDLDRDADDGRMFVRIKPDQHDLEFWNGDAVAVAYGDHTICALAANGEMLWEREFDHCTALGGLKVHSDLGILSRVDSKLSHTTYIDLADGSVLETRRAVRPAGYVDSCSAGQIAAASGENSLRLASLRRRRADEALRRYYDVSHILQVGNRILAAFEQHDRTLRILDAVSGEPAFPVLNTVMQITDILITPDHLTALTLDMQRRLHLWRRHGFEAQQTPLPLGVPVEKTSVTEAGDLIAVATGADISIMAVDERVEVVSSMVHAKDERIMHLQLGPAGATLASASQNVVRLWNPRTGRPISDSVIFEAPVVALGFTPPDGHKLVAWSLDNSFVIIDVMTGKAIRRVHPGPDTVMEAGIKIVTMSSDGSLLFTAGADRSMRIWDVATGDEVAEPAVHPFRLAGIAASDNVERILTWGADVVSTWNPWSGSKAGPDIEVPDLVSSAFWTLDNARVAVMEGTSLSLFDPETSLLVAGPWHHGGKEFSARFVDDMLVTWTNDGLASVWGFESAKGVIDWRPTSEYVTSVAFDINRRVLSPLNGAEHARIDMSTTRSVLNLVYDRREMSRAVAVGRFLSARPLTEAAVHDLLVGEQLFDLHMSPVGRIYPVEPFSVSNLQTGGRDTVVIQRSQGLMWQVRGSDRLNFEGAVAYVRSMNAARFAGFDDWRLPRLHEAAATLSPTLTGRLHIVAGLGEEEDIWTSDTIDGTNRWIVHYRAGRVGPVSADSVHFVRLVRSYDAPMSE